A genomic stretch from Dyella sp. M7H15-1 includes:
- a CDS encoding PilZ domain-containing protein, giving the protein MNTPEQRRAPRKRPDARITVTDAITGQLLGHLGNLSSNGMLLIGQRVPRNDAIYQVNLPLHRHDGSVSTIEIGIQEQWHESAATPGQTWAGYRIIAISNAEAMQLDHWLQQA; this is encoded by the coding sequence ATGAATACTCCTGAACAGCGCCGCGCGCCGCGCAAGCGTCCGGATGCCCGCATCACCGTCACCGATGCCATCACCGGCCAACTGCTCGGACATCTGGGCAACCTATCCAGCAACGGCATGCTGCTGATTGGTCAGCGCGTACCACGCAACGATGCGATATACCAGGTGAACCTGCCGTTGCACCGGCACGACGGCAGCGTATCGACGATCGAGATCGGCATCCAGGAACAATGGCACGAATCAGCCGCCACGCCAGGGCAGACCTGGGCGGGGTATCGGATCATTGCGATCAGCAATGCGGAGGCCATGCAATTGGATCATTGGCTGCAGCAGGCGTGA
- the pepQ gene encoding Xaa-Pro dipeptidase has protein sequence MSHDLTSLYAQHIATLRARADKALSLGGFDHLLVAASTPLRKFLDDQDYPFVANPHFRHWLPLTDTPGSWVIYTPGHKPKLIFVQPRDYWHVVPAAPNGYWVDAFDIRIVRTAAEAVAALPKGKRAVIAPHCPEIEGMEVNHPQAVTDYLHWHRSYKTPYELALMREANHVGARAHRAAEKAFRAGESELGIHLAYLAAARQTDAELPYSSIVGLNEHSAVLHYTNFDRTPPKQQHSFLIDAGGSAAGYASDITRTYAAAGHSDFQALIDSVEKAQLGFVAKVKAGQSYPDLHIHAHHVLADVLREHGVIDMSAESAVQSGVTATFFPHGLGHPIGLQVHDVAGFQASESGGYIPRPEGHPYLRMTRALEPGMVVTIEPGLYFIDMLLEELRNTPAAKDIDWAKVDAFRPYGGIRIEDDVVCTHDEPENLTRDAFAMLN, from the coding sequence ATGAGCCACGATCTCACCTCGCTGTATGCTCAGCACATCGCCACGTTGCGCGCACGCGCAGACAAAGCTCTGTCCCTGGGTGGCTTCGACCATCTGCTCGTGGCTGCAAGCACGCCTTTGCGCAAGTTCCTCGATGATCAGGATTACCCCTTCGTCGCCAATCCGCATTTTCGCCATTGGCTGCCGCTCACCGATACGCCGGGTAGCTGGGTGATCTACACACCCGGCCACAAGCCCAAGCTCATCTTCGTGCAGCCACGCGATTACTGGCACGTGGTGCCGGCTGCACCGAATGGTTACTGGGTCGATGCATTCGACATCCGCATCGTGCGCACGGCTGCCGAAGCCGTGGCCGCCCTGCCGAAAGGTAAGCGGGCAGTCATCGCACCCCATTGCCCGGAAATCGAAGGCATGGAGGTCAACCATCCGCAAGCGGTAACGGATTACCTGCACTGGCATCGCAGCTACAAAACGCCTTACGAACTGGCGCTGATGCGCGAAGCCAACCACGTTGGCGCACGCGCCCATCGCGCCGCTGAAAAAGCCTTCCGTGCTGGCGAGAGCGAACTTGGTATTCACCTGGCCTACCTCGCGGCAGCGCGCCAGACCGATGCAGAGCTGCCCTATTCCAGCATCGTGGGCCTCAACGAGCACAGCGCGGTGCTGCACTACACGAACTTCGACCGCACGCCGCCCAAGCAGCAGCACTCCTTCCTGATCGATGCCGGCGGCAGCGCGGCGGGTTACGCCAGCGACATCACGCGTACCTATGCCGCGGCCGGTCATTCCGACTTTCAGGCGCTGATCGACAGCGTGGAAAAAGCGCAACTCGGTTTCGTCGCGAAGGTGAAAGCAGGCCAAAGCTATCCTGACCTGCATATCCATGCCCATCATGTATTGGCTGATGTACTGCGCGAACACGGCGTCATCGACATGAGCGCCGAAAGCGCCGTGCAATCCGGTGTCACCGCCACTTTCTTCCCGCATGGCCTGGGGCATCCGATTGGTTTGCAGGTGCACGATGTCGCCGGCTTCCAGGCCAGCGAAAGCGGCGGCTATATTCCACGCCCCGAAGGGCACCCCTATCTACGCATGACACGCGCACTGGAACCCGGCATGGTGGTGACCATCGAACCGGGTCTGTACTTCATCGACATGCTGCTGGAAGAACTGCGCAACACACCGGCCGCCAAGGATATCGACTGGGCCAAAGTCGATGCATTCCGACCGTACGGCGGCATCCGCATCGAAGACGATGTGGTGTGCACCCATGATGAGCCGGAAAATCTTACGCGCGATGCTTTTGCCATGCTGAACTGA
- a CDS encoding phospholipase C, phosphocholine-specific — protein sequence MTMSMNRRRFLQLLGSTALASALPASIARALEISANRRTGSIEDIEHIVILMQENRSFDHYFGSLKGVRGFGDPRPVNLTTGNSVWYQPNGSDYVLPFRPTAPDLGLQFLEDLAHDWTSTHAAWNQGQYDQWVPSKGTTTMAYLTRDDIPFHYALADAFTICDAYHCSVMGPTDPNRYYMWTGWVGNDGAGGGPVIDNAEAGYDWSTYPEVLEKAGISWKVYQDIGTGLNADGHWGWTNDAYMGNYGDNALLYFNQYRNASPGSPLYQGARTGTDISQSGTLFDILRADVIGNTLPKVSWIAAPEAYTEHPNWPANYGAWYVSQVLDALTSNPDVFSKMALFIIFDENDGFFDHMVPPCVPPSHTQGESTVSIANEIFPGSSSDGSGPYGMGPRVPMIVVSPWSKGGWVCSEVFDHTSLIRFIERRFERQYPDLRESNITAWRRTVAGDLTSAFDFSKPDGSQLSLPSTSDYQPPNDQRYPDYVPTVPADQSLPDQEPGMKLARALPYELHATARSQPQGAFGIMLENTGKVGACFQVRAAHGSNGPWYYTVESGKSLFATLPAQAAYDYSVYGPNGFMRHFKGDRSSPKTALLAIVRYDIGEGSIMLELANDGHDFCNVSVENLYNGESVAYVLQPGERQRKTWYLGESYGWYDLIVRADVENGCVQRFAGHVETGEPGMTDPAIAQPRWRNLKNV from the coding sequence ATGACGATGTCGATGAATCGCCGCAGGTTTTTGCAGTTACTCGGAAGCACAGCACTTGCTTCGGCACTTCCTGCCAGCATTGCACGAGCCCTGGAAATTTCCGCTAATCGCCGCACGGGTTCGATCGAGGATATCGAGCACATCGTCATCCTGATGCAGGAGAACCGCTCCTTCGACCATTACTTCGGCTCGCTGAAGGGTGTGCGCGGATTTGGCGATCCACGCCCCGTGAACCTGACTACCGGAAATTCCGTGTGGTATCAGCCGAATGGCTCGGACTACGTGCTGCCGTTCCGTCCCACGGCGCCGGATCTGGGTCTGCAGTTCCTGGAAGACCTTGCGCATGACTGGACCAGCACGCACGCGGCATGGAATCAGGGGCAGTATGACCAATGGGTGCCTAGCAAGGGCACGACGACCATGGCGTATCTCACGCGCGACGATATCCCGTTCCACTACGCGCTCGCCGATGCCTTCACCATCTGCGACGCCTATCACTGCTCGGTAATGGGGCCGACCGATCCTAACCGCTACTACATGTGGACAGGCTGGGTCGGTAACGACGGTGCCGGTGGTGGCCCGGTGATCGACAATGCCGAAGCCGGCTATGACTGGTCCACGTACCCGGAAGTGCTCGAGAAGGCGGGTATTTCGTGGAAGGTCTACCAGGACATCGGCACCGGCCTGAATGCCGATGGCCATTGGGGCTGGACCAACGATGCGTACATGGGCAACTACGGCGACAACGCATTGCTGTACTTCAACCAGTACCGCAATGCATCGCCAGGCAGCCCCTTGTACCAAGGTGCGCGCACCGGCACCGACATTTCGCAAAGCGGCACGCTGTTCGACATCCTGCGTGCCGATGTGATAGGCAACACCTTGCCCAAGGTTTCCTGGATCGCTGCGCCGGAAGCCTACACGGAGCATCCCAACTGGCCTGCCAATTACGGCGCTTGGTACGTGTCGCAGGTGCTGGATGCACTCACCAGTAATCCCGACGTATTCAGCAAGATGGCCCTGTTCATTATCTTCGATGAAAACGATGGTTTCTTCGATCACATGGTGCCGCCTTGCGTGCCGCCATCGCATACACAGGGTGAATCGACCGTCTCGATTGCCAACGAAATCTTCCCAGGCAGCAGTAGTGACGGCAGCGGCCCCTACGGCATGGGCCCGCGCGTGCCGATGATCGTGGTGTCGCCATGGAGCAAAGGTGGCTGGGTGTGTTCGGAAGTGTTTGATCACACCTCGCTCATCCGCTTTATCGAGCGTCGTTTCGAACGGCAGTATCCGGACCTGCGGGAATCCAATATCACCGCATGGCGCCGGACGGTTGCTGGCGATCTCACCTCCGCTTTCGATTTCTCCAAGCCGGATGGCAGCCAGCTTTCGCTGCCCAGTACCAGTGACTATCAGCCGCCTAATGATCAACGCTATCCCGATTATGTGCCGACGGTGCCGGCGGACCAGAGCCTGCCGGATCAGGAGCCGGGCATGAAGCTGGCACGCGCGTTGCCGTACGAACTGCATGCCACGGCGCGTTCCCAACCGCAGGGCGCGTTCGGCATCATGCTTGAGAACACGGGCAAGGTGGGGGCGTGTTTCCAGGTGCGTGCGGCCCATGGATCGAATGGGCCGTGGTACTACACGGTGGAGTCTGGCAAGTCGCTGTTCGCGACATTGCCGGCACAAGCTGCCTACGACTACAGCGTCTATGGCCCAAACGGTTTCATGCGGCATTTCAAGGGCGATCGTTCGTCTCCGAAGACCGCCTTGCTCGCTATCGTTCGCTACGACATCGGTGAAGGAAGCATCATGCTGGAACTCGCCAATGACGGGCACGATTTCTGTAACGTGTCTGTCGAAAATCTGTACAACGGCGAATCCGTGGCTTATGTGCTTCAGCCTGGGGAGCGTCAGCGAAAAACCTGGTATCTGGGTGAGAGCTACGGCTGGTACGACCTGATCGTGCGCGCGGATGTGGAAAATGGATGTGTGCAACGTTTTGCCGGACATGTGGAAACGGGCGAACCGGGCATGACCGATCCGGCTATCGCCCAGCCGCGCTGGCGGAATCTGAAAAACGTTTGA
- a CDS encoding aminopeptidase P N-terminal domain-containing protein, which translates to MAPEEFARRRRQLMKMAGEDAVVLIATAPERMRNADAAWPYRQDSDFHYLSAFPEPDAVLALLPGRQHGEVVLFCRERDPEHERWHGESIGTERAVAGYGMDDAFPIDDIDDILPGMIEGRGRVYCHFGREPQFDAQLLGWMRRLRQLRGGGVVPKEFVALGHLLHDLRLYKSRAELKWMRASADIAAEAHLAAMSLARAGCHEYEVEAELLRVMHSRGAVAAFPPIVAGGVNACTMHYVANRALLKNGDLLLIDAGAELECYASDISRTFPINGRFSREQRALYEVVLTAQQAAIDEVQPGRSYSAAHDVALHVITEGLCALGLLKGDPAEAVAQGTYKRFYPAKTSHWLGLDVHDVGDYRIDGEPRVLEPGMVLTVEPGIYIAPDDMSVPEAWRGMGIRIEDDVAVMRDGHEVLTAGVPKAPEALEALRVQRY; encoded by the coding sequence ATGGCCCCTGAAGAATTTGCGCGCCGGCGCCGCCAGCTCATGAAAATGGCGGGGGAAGATGCCGTGGTGCTGATTGCCACCGCACCCGAACGCATGCGCAACGCCGACGCAGCCTGGCCTTACCGTCAGGATTCGGATTTCCATTATCTGAGCGCCTTTCCCGAGCCCGATGCAGTGCTGGCCCTGCTGCCCGGCCGCCAGCATGGCGAGGTCGTGTTGTTCTGCCGAGAGCGCGATCCGGAGCACGAGCGCTGGCACGGGGAGTCCATCGGCACGGAACGCGCCGTGGCCGGTTACGGCATGGATGATGCTTTTCCCATCGATGACATCGACGACATTCTGCCTGGCATGATCGAGGGCAGAGGGCGCGTTTATTGTCATTTCGGTCGCGAACCGCAATTCGACGCACAATTGCTGGGCTGGATGCGTCGCCTGCGCCAGTTGCGTGGCGGTGGCGTGGTGCCTAAGGAGTTTGTCGCGTTAGGTCATTTGCTGCACGATCTGCGCTTGTACAAGTCGCGTGCCGAACTGAAATGGATGCGTGCCTCCGCCGACATCGCGGCCGAGGCGCATCTGGCGGCCATGTCCCTCGCGCGCGCAGGGTGCCATGAATACGAAGTGGAAGCCGAACTGTTGCGCGTGATGCATAGCCGTGGCGCAGTGGCGGCATTTCCACCGATCGTCGCTGGCGGAGTCAATGCTTGCACCATGCATTACGTGGCCAATCGGGCATTGCTGAAAAACGGTGATCTACTATTGATCGATGCCGGTGCCGAGCTGGAATGCTATGCGTCCGATATCAGCCGTACTTTTCCCATCAACGGACGCTTCAGCCGCGAACAGCGCGCGTTGTACGAGGTGGTGCTTACCGCCCAACAAGCGGCTATCGATGAAGTGCAGCCGGGGCGCTCCTACAGCGCCGCGCATGATGTCGCCCTGCATGTGATTACCGAAGGGTTATGCGCGCTGGGCTTGCTCAAGGGGGATCCTGCCGAGGCCGTGGCGCAGGGTACTTACAAGCGCTTCTATCCCGCCAAAACCAGCCATTGGCTTGGCCTGGATGTGCACGACGTGGGCGATTACCGGATCGATGGTGAACCTCGTGTGCTGGAGCCCGGCATGGTGCTTACGGTGGAGCCGGGTATCTACATCGCGCCGGATGATATGTCAGTGCCGGAGGCCTGGCGTGGCATGGGTATCCGCATTGAGGACGACGTAGCGGTAATGCGTGATGGGCATGAGGTACTGACAGCGGGTGTGCCCAAGGCCCCGGAAGCACTGGAGGCTTTGCGGGTGCAACGGTATTAG
- a CDS encoding UPF0149 family protein produces MTAPELIGHDELDDVIAHLRLAVSPSELHGSLCGFLTGNGRLGRRPLLEVLHLDGGGVTVPPVDQAVLDQLVRQSEVELADPELGFEPLLPADDRPLHERADALVDWCRGFLGGFGLGGPDALANVSDESKEILRDLGSIASASLDFGNEDEDEDALIEVHEFVRMGAMLLFTECHIPNQSSSDTLH; encoded by the coding sequence ATGACCGCCCCCGAACTGATCGGTCACGACGAACTGGACGATGTCATCGCGCACTTGCGCCTCGCCGTCAGCCCTAGCGAGTTGCATGGCTCCCTGTGCGGGTTCCTCACCGGGAACGGCCGGCTGGGCCGGCGACCCTTGCTGGAAGTGCTGCACCTGGATGGCGGCGGTGTGACGGTTCCTCCGGTTGATCAGGCTGTTCTGGATCAACTGGTTCGCCAAAGCGAAGTCGAACTGGCCGATCCCGAACTGGGTTTTGAACCGCTGCTGCCGGCTGATGATCGCCCCTTGCACGAGCGCGCGGACGCCCTGGTCGATTGGTGTCGCGGATTCCTTGGCGGTTTCGGCCTTGGCGGTCCGGACGCGTTGGCCAACGTGTCGGATGAGAGCAAGGAAATTCTGCGCGACCTAGGGTCGATCGCATCTGCTTCGCTGGATTTCGGCAATGAAGATGAAGACGAGGACGCCCTGATCGAAGTGCACGAGTTCGTGCGCATGGGCGCCATGTTGCTGTTTACCGAATGCCACATTCCCAACCAGTCTTCCAGCGACACCTTGCATTGA
- a CDS encoding TIGR02449 family protein, producing the protein MKTPDSAQYELAALSQQLDRLLEHVHRLSEENRSLRHSQEQLASERAGLLSRNEQARSRVEAMIQRLKALENNG; encoded by the coding sequence ATGAAAACACCCGATTCTGCCCAGTACGAGCTTGCCGCCCTAAGCCAGCAGCTTGATCGGTTGCTTGAGCACGTACATCGGTTAAGCGAAGAGAATCGCAGCCTGCGCCACAGCCAAGAACAATTGGCAAGCGAACGCGCAGGCCTGCTGTCACGCAACGAACAGGCGCGCAGCCGCGTTGAGGCCATGATCCAACGACTCAAGGCGCTCGAGAACAATGGCTGA
- a CDS encoding cell division protein ZapA: MADIISTPANEPIALRLMDREFLIACPPEEREGLLEAASFLDRKMRELRAHAKTPGFDRLAVLAAISITHEYLQLQKRAHAHADNNLSEPGIAEGLAILRRKLEAALGTQLK; this comes from the coding sequence ATGGCTGACATCATCAGCACACCCGCCAACGAGCCGATTGCACTGCGGCTGATGGATCGCGAATTCCTGATCGCGTGTCCGCCGGAAGAGCGCGAAGGCCTGTTGGAGGCAGCGAGCTTTCTTGATCGCAAGATGCGAGAACTGCGTGCGCATGCAAAGACCCCGGGCTTTGATCGCCTGGCTGTGCTTGCCGCTATCAGCATCACGCATGAATACTTGCAATTGCAGAAGCGTGCTCACGCCCATGCAGACAACAACCTATCTGAACCTGGCATCGCCGAGGGGCTAGCCATTTTGCGTCGCAAGCTTGAAGCCGCACTGGGCACGCAACTAAAATAG
- a CDS encoding 5-formyltetrahydrofolate cyclo-ligase produces the protein MNTAARRHELRQRLAERRRALSPPERMTAAQGLRRSLEHLPEYHTDHRVAGYWACDGELPLNLVIPPLATRGQQFLLPLISQDDLLRFAPWASGDAVQPNRFGIPEPVTPREWFAPFQLDLVLVPLLGFDRRGNRIGYGGGYYDRSFSFLKDQLRPTEPLLVGIAYDFQELSEIAPESWDVTLDFIATNRELIDCRADATGDTSA, from the coding sequence GTGAATACCGCCGCACGACGCCATGAATTGCGCCAGCGCCTGGCTGAACGCCGCCGTGCGCTTTCCCCGCCCGAACGTATGACTGCCGCCCAGGGGCTGCGGCGCAGCCTCGAACACTTACCTGAATATCATACGGACCACCGCGTGGCCGGCTACTGGGCCTGCGACGGCGAGCTGCCCCTAAACCTGGTGATTCCTCCCCTGGCCACCCGTGGTCAACAGTTCCTGCTACCGCTGATCAGCCAGGACGACCTACTACGCTTCGCCCCCTGGGCATCCGGTGACGCGGTCCAGCCCAACCGTTTCGGTATTCCTGAACCGGTGACGCCACGTGAATGGTTCGCCCCGTTCCAGCTCGACCTGGTATTGGTGCCCCTGCTTGGCTTCGACCGCCGTGGCAACCGGATCGGCTACGGCGGCGGCTACTACGACCGTAGCTTCTCCTTCCTGAAGGATCAGCTCCGCCCCACCGAACCCCTGCTGGTGGGGATTGCTTACGATTTCCAGGAACTCTCGGAGATCGCCCCGGAAAGCTGGGATGTAACGCTGGATTTCATCGCTACCAACCGTGAGCTGATCGATTGCCGCGCCGACGCTACTGGAGATACCAGCGCATGA
- a CDS encoding EVE domain-containing protein, producing MSYWLMKSEPDAFSIDDLKRKKREAWDGVRNYQARNFMRDGMRVGDGVFFYHSRCAEPGIVGVAEVASDAYPDPSQFDPKSKYFDPGSSRDNPRWMLVDVKFVKKLERTITLDELKNHPKLEGMILLRKGNRLSVMPVDAAEWKYILGLE from the coding sequence ATGAGTTACTGGTTGATGAAATCCGAACCGGATGCGTTTTCCATCGACGACCTCAAGCGCAAGAAGCGTGAAGCCTGGGATGGCGTGCGCAATTATCAGGCCCGCAACTTCATGCGCGATGGCATGCGCGTAGGCGATGGCGTGTTTTTCTATCACTCCCGTTGCGCCGAGCCGGGAATTGTCGGGGTCGCCGAAGTAGCGAGCGACGCCTATCCCGATCCCAGCCAGTTCGACCCCAAGAGCAAGTACTTCGATCCCGGCAGCTCGCGCGACAACCCGCGCTGGATGCTGGTGGACGTGAAGTTTGTGAAGAAGCTCGAGCGCACCATCACGCTGGATGAGCTGAAGAATCATCCAAAGTTGGAAGGGATGATCCTGCTGCGCAAAGGCAATCGACTGTCGGTGATGCCAGTGGATGCGGCGGAGTGGAAATATATCCTTGGGCTTGAGTGA
- the rpiA gene encoding ribose-5-phosphate isomerase RpiA has product MSSEEKRIAGETAIPYVEDGAIVGVGTGSTVAFFIDALADIKDRIQGVVSSSEQSTAQLKRHGIPVFDLNATGPLALYVDGADECDPYRHLIKGGGAALTREKIVAEAAQKFVCIIDSSKRVDLLGKFPLPIEVIPMARSLVGREIVKRGGNPVWRDGVVTDNGNWIIDVHGWRIADPVALENDLNQIPGIVTVGLFARRPADVVLIGDKVM; this is encoded by the coding sequence ATGAGCAGTGAAGAAAAGCGCATCGCGGGCGAAACCGCTATCCCGTATGTGGAAGACGGCGCGATAGTCGGCGTGGGTACCGGTTCGACCGTCGCCTTCTTTATTGATGCACTGGCCGATATCAAGGATCGTATCCAGGGGGTGGTGTCCAGCTCGGAACAGTCGACGGCTCAGTTGAAGAGGCACGGCATCCCCGTGTTCGACCTCAACGCCACTGGCCCGCTCGCGCTTTATGTAGATGGCGCCGATGAATGCGATCCATACAGGCACCTGATCAAGGGCGGCGGCGCTGCGCTTACCCGCGAGAAGATCGTTGCCGAAGCCGCACAAAAGTTCGTCTGCATCATCGACTCCAGTAAGCGCGTCGACCTGCTGGGCAAATTCCCACTGCCGATCGAAGTGATTCCGATGGCGCGCAGCCTGGTCGGCCGCGAGATCGTGAAGCGTGGCGGCAATCCGGTGTGGCGCGACGGCGTGGTCACCGACAACGGCAACTGGATCATCGATGTGCACGGCTGGCGAATTGCCGATCCAGTGGCGCTGGAGAATGATCTGAATCAGATTCCCGGGATCGTTACGGTGGGATTGTTCGCACGGCGCCCGGCAGACGTGGTGCTAATTGGCGACAAGGTAATGTAA
- a CDS encoding citrate synthase, producing the protein MSDSKSVKLVDEFNGRSSELPLMTGTMGPVCIDIAPLYKDTGHFTYDPGYGSTASTKSAITYIDGDQGVLMYRGYPIEQLAEKSSFLEVAYLLLNGELPNKSQFEGFENEITHHTMMHESHKRFFEGFHHDAHPMAMLAASVASLSAFYHDDLDVDDAADRKLAAIRLIAKMPTIAAACYRYSIGWPFRYPRNNLEYVDRFLHMMFEVPSEPLQMSPVAAKALDLLFILHADHEQNASTSTVRLVGSTGANPYASIAAGITALWGPAHGGANEAVLKMLEEIGAPDKVEAAVKRAKDKNDNFRLMGFGHRVYKNFDPRAKIIREMCHKVLAELGVNDPLLDVAMKLEEAALKDDYFVERKLYPNVDFYSGLIYKALGIPTEMFTVMFAIARTAGWIAHWIEQHETPGSRIGRPRQLYVGSDKRDYVAKDER; encoded by the coding sequence GTGTCCGATTCCAAGTCCGTCAAGCTGGTAGATGAGTTCAACGGCCGCAGCAGCGAACTCCCGTTGATGACTGGTACGATGGGCCCCGTCTGCATCGACATTGCCCCGCTCTACAAGGACACCGGGCACTTCACCTACGACCCTGGCTACGGCAGCACCGCGAGCACCAAGAGTGCCATCACCTACATCGACGGTGACCAGGGTGTGCTGATGTATCGCGGTTATCCCATCGAGCAGTTAGCTGAGAAGTCCAGCTTCCTCGAAGTGGCCTATCTGCTGTTGAATGGCGAGTTGCCGAACAAGAGTCAGTTCGAAGGCTTCGAAAACGAGATCACGCATCATACGATGATGCACGAGTCGCACAAGCGCTTTTTCGAGGGCTTTCACCACGACGCGCACCCGATGGCCATGCTGGCCGCTTCGGTGGCTTCGTTGTCGGCGTTCTATCACGACGATCTGGATGTCGATGACGCCGCCGACCGCAAGTTGGCGGCGATCCGTCTGATCGCCAAGATGCCGACCATCGCTGCGGCGTGCTACCGCTATTCGATCGGCTGGCCGTTCCGTTATCCGCGCAACAACCTCGAATACGTCGACCGCTTCCTGCACATGATGTTCGAAGTACCGAGCGAGCCGCTGCAGATGAGCCCGGTGGCAGCAAAGGCGCTGGATCTGCTGTTTATTCTGCACGCCGATCACGAGCAGAATGCTTCCACGTCGACCGTGCGCCTGGTTGGTTCCACCGGTGCCAATCCGTATGCGTCGATTGCCGCAGGCATCACTGCGCTGTGGGGACCTGCTCATGGCGGCGCCAATGAAGCCGTGCTGAAGATGCTCGAAGAGATTGGCGCGCCGGACAAGGTGGAGGCCGCGGTCAAGCGCGCCAAAGACAAGAACGACAATTTCCGTCTTATGGGCTTCGGCCACCGCGTGTACAAGAACTTCGACCCGCGCGCGAAGATCATCCGCGAGATGTGCCACAAAGTGCTGGCCGAGCTGGGCGTCAACGACCCGTTGTTGGACGTGGCGATGAAGCTGGAAGAAGCCGCGCTGAAGGACGACTACTTTGTCGAGCGCAAGTTGTACCCGAACGTGGATTTCTATTCGGGCCTCATCTACAAGGCGCTGGGCATCCCCACTGAAATGTTCACGGTGATGTTCGCCATCGCGCGTACCGCCGGTTGGATCGCGCATTGGATCGAACAGCACGAAACCCCAGGTTCGCGCATTGGTCGTCCGCGTCAGCTTTATGTCGGGTCCGACAAGCGTGACTACGTAGCGAAGGACGAGCGCTGA
- a CDS encoding type B 50S ribosomal protein L31, with the protein MKPDIHPNYRQVVFQDLSSDFAFLTRSTIATKETIKWEDGNEYPLIKVDISSHSHPFYTGKQKTIDAGGRVDKFRRRYAQK; encoded by the coding sequence ATGAAACCCGATATCCATCCGAATTACCGCCAGGTGGTGTTTCAGGACCTCTCGTCTGACTTCGCGTTCCTAACGCGTTCGACGATTGCGACCAAGGAAACCATCAAGTGGGAAGACGGCAACGAGTACCCGCTGATCAAGGTGGATATTTCCAGCCATTCGCACCCTTTCTATACCGGCAAGCAGAAGACGATCGATGCCGGCGGCCGCGTGGACAAGTTCCGTCGTCGCTACGCGCAGAAGTAA